A segment of the Lycium ferocissimum isolate CSIRO_LF1 chromosome 10, AGI_CSIRO_Lferr_CH_V1, whole genome shotgun sequence genome:
GGTATGTAAGTTAAAGTTTAGGCTTGTGAATACTGTAAAAGCGTGACCATGGTGGGACGGGGAGTGGTAGCTCGCAAGGCTCATAACCTTGAGGTCGGGTTCAAATCTGTCACCGCAACATCTTGTTTTTGGAGGTAAACTATTTTAAGGTTGATCGCCGTAACTATGTATGGGGTGGAATTAATTTAGTAAGTAATTCCGAGTCTTTCGCTTTTGGGGTGGGAGGATAAAGAAAATGTAGGGGAGGGACCCCAAAAATACACAAAGATCTACCCTTATGAATCGTAGTTGACGAAGAAAAGAGGTAGCACAAACACCCTCGAACCGAAGGTGCGAGTACGTCGGTTCGATATAGAGCATGGAGGAGAGATTTATGGTTCGATAACTTGCTTGGTAAAATATTAAGTAGGTAAGTTGCCATTTGCAATGCATGGAGTATGGTTCGATAACTTGGGACAATATTAAGTAGGTAAGTTGTTGTTGACACGACACTAAATAAGTTCTAACGACTTGTCGCGTATGAGGACAAGAAAGACGAAAAAAGACATCTTACCCATCCAtcattatttttatattcttttagcgacattttttatttctcattcAAATTTTCGGACATGGGCAAATTCTAAAAACTTAGCAAGACAGGATATGTGAATGACTTGTGTACATAATCTAACTAAATAATCGGTCGGGATATGTTGACTTGACTTGTGAACAATTTATGCAAGAAAGATATTTAAAAAGGATCAAAATTTAAATCATCGCTAGGACTTACGAATAATCTATTTTGAAGTTAGGACACAATTTATCGGAAACAACATTTCTACTTATCACAAGGTAGGAGTAAAGTCGTAAGCGATGGTAGCCGTTAACTCAAAGCCAAAACACAACATCTTGTTTTGCTAAACTATTTTAAGGTTGACCCTAGGATaaagttaattctttttttgttgGAAGATAATGGTAAAGATAAATCGCATCCGACCTCGAAACCACTTAGTgggacaatcatgttgttgttgacaCGATTTTCACTAAAGTTCTAACGATTTGTTTTCTATTTGAACTTTTAGCGATCATTAAGAATTTGCGATCAAATTCTAAAGTGTGCTCGAGTTTTGACCATTACTATTACTAAATAGTGGTCTAATCTAACACTTCAAAGCCATCAACTATAAAAGTTCTTTTTAGTTCACTTTCAAAAACGCATCGACCACACGATTTAGGTAGGGAAAGTGAACAACTAACTAATAACACCTCGACTCTCGGTTGTTCCTTTCCTGAACgtttattttgggaaatagtTGATAGATAGTTGATAATAGTTCAGGTAGCAAACTCACAAAAAAGTTATAGTTcaagtgtgtttttgaccattaactcttTTAGTGCTAATATTTTCTCCGTGGAAGACTAGAAAAGGGATTAAAAAAAGGGTGAAAAATCAAAAGGGCGAAAAAAAGATATATCCGACCTACCGGATTCGAACCAGTGACCTAAGGATATACTGAGGGATTTTCCCACTACAGTCCTCCGCTCTACCAACTGAGCTAAGGTCGGATGTTGATGCAGATGTCGCTATAAAATTATAATATCATCTGAAAGTAGACCAACCTGCGAGTGTGGTTCACATGAAACTCACTGTCCACTAATGAATGTCAACAAGTTccaatgcaaataaaaaaatgcaTGTGGTAATCATCAAAGACTGGTATTATAGTGGATCGAGATCAGCCTAAACAACAAAATGGCTGAGGCTAATAAAATACTTACTCTAGGAGTAGGACATTTGGTATAGCCTTTTTAAATTAACTAATGTAGAAATCAAGGTAACTACActtgtgatgatgatgagtatcCATTAAGAAATGctatattttcttaaactttgtagAAATCAAGGTAACTTAGTTTCTTGGTAAATGCTATGTTCCAATGATTATTCTTTGTTGCTTCAACTTGAGAAAGATTCccctttttcttatttaaaaagGAGAAAACTAACAAGGTCAGGGATACATTTTAATGGTTCACAACGAACCCTAGACACCTGTCCTCTCTTTAAATCGATTACACTATAACTCTATAAGAAGGCATAAATATAATTGATATTATATACAGACGGCTGACCATCTGTTATAAGGTGATATTCCATTGCCTAAATTCTCGATTTTGGTCCCTGCATATTCCTCAAATAGAACCAAAGCAGATAAACCAAAGAATTTTTACTGAAAAAGCTGATCAATGTGACTGGAGAATTATGGATGTATTTGGTAGAACAGTATTTATTTTTCGTAaacaaattttcttaaattcttTTAGTTAATAAATActattcaagaaaaatattttccgagGTTTAGTTGGTGGATGAAAtttttgttttctgaaaaataccATATAATAAAAGTTAATAATAACACTTACAAATGAGAGAGTgctttgatgagaatttgagtAATAAAGTTTAACAGGTAGTTGAATTAagtaatacaacaacaacataccagtaTAATCGTGGGGTTTGGGGAGTTGAATTAAgtaatatgaatttaaaagCTAAAATAATTGTAAAGGAATAACTCCACAAATAAGTGTGGGTGGTTTTTCCCCAATATTCACTTAAAAcattttggttaaaaatattttctataattaaatGTCAAAAAATCACTTCCTTTATATTTAACACATTAtaactctttatttttctttacattttcttAGTAGGGTTCGCCGTTTCAGATATGTCTCGAAATCCAAGAGAATGGTTCAGTAAGCAACTCTGCAAGACTTTAACATCTTGTTGTGTCCTCTTATGCCAGCAACTCTTGCTGTCCTTCATATGCCATGTTAGTTTGTACCAATCTATTCACTCTGTATGTTTGTTTTCCTCCAAATCACAAAATACTCCATACAATATCTATATCCTGGTTGGCCAAGTGGAATTacactattactattatttttgtttcttttggtaGCTCTAATTAGTGCGAGAACTAGGATAACTGAGTGACACAAGGCAAgttaaggattttttttttttttttggaatctcTTTTCTCAAAAGAAAACTTCTCTCTAGAAAACATTGCATTGAGGTGCTTAATGGGCCTCTTAACTTTGCATGACAATTTATGGGCTTAAATTGATCCATAAACAACTTGTTCCTTTTCAAGAACAAGGTAGGAGTATCATATACACGctctcaaaatatttaatctTGATTACTAGCATAAGAGCTCCTATTGCTAATAAGATTTAAAGTAAACATCTCCGATAAAAAACCATTTAGCTTTAAACTTTCCTCACATATATGattaaaagagagaaaaatcctACAAGTATTTCAGGTTGAAAGCAACAGAATTTTGTGAACTCAGCAATTGACACAAACAAGTAAATGTGCATTACGATCCATATAATAACTACAATCAATGTGCTTTGCTCAATTTTGTTGCATGCTTTACTCTCAAAATATAGACTTGTAAAGGTGATCCGAGTTAATTAATAGTATATTTTTACTTTACAAAATGTATTGCATTCACACATGCTGAATGATTGCAGGTTCTTACTTGAGAGTTGAGACCATGAATCAGGGCCTAAGTACAGTACGACACATCTACGAGGAGACAAACAAGGTGGTGGACTGTCTTATGAGCTATGAAAAATTGTGTTTCTCATAGCTTAGATAAAGACAATATCGTGTTTTTGGATTCACCTACCTCTTACTCTTTATTTCAATTCTAGAAAGATTATTTAGGGATGATATATCAAGATTCTTCCTGGATATAATTCACCTCCTTAAATTCCGGCTTTAATATTTTGGATCTTCtagtagcaaaaaaaaaaaaaaaaaaggcgaaaAAACCAAAACGAGAGTTGGGTCCACCATTCCCCTATCTTTCTCTTTCAAGCCATGTACCTTAATACGAAATAAAAGAGGGTTTTTTTCTACACATTTTGCAGCTGCACGTAAAATGGGTCGTTTGGTTTGGGGGACAAATGGGATATTCAACTTTATTGAGGATGGTTGGGCTAAGTTATGAACTAGGAACCAGGTAGGGCGTTTGAGCCCGCTATACTACCATTTAGAattggaaaaataaattataggCCCACATGCTCCATTCTGGTACTAATGGTACATAACCTAGGTCGGGGGTTCTGTTCTATTTCTACAGAACCAGATATAGGTGTGGGCCGGGATCCTCAAAGAGTATTGGAGGAATTTTTGTACTATGGGTTGGGTCTTAGGCTCGTTGTGTGTCCACCTATATGGTGGTGCGCTATATAAATCCCTCATCGGCTTGTTGCTCATACCACTTCATTCATGCGACGTGGGTTTTAGGCTCGTCGTGTGTCCACCTATACGGTGGTGCGCTATATGAATCCCTCATCGGCTCATTGTTGATACCACTCCATTCACGCGACGTGTGTTTTAGGCTTGTCGTGGGTCCACCTATACATAGGTGCGCTATATGAATCTCTCATTGGCTCATTATTCATACCACTCCATTCACGTGACGTGGGTTTTAGGCTCGTCATGGGTCCACCTATATGGTCGTGCGCTATCTGAGTCCCTCATCGGCTCATTGTTCATACTTCATACCACTCAATTCGAGCTCGTCGCACTCTAATATTATAAAAAGTACTTGATGATTCCTCACATGTTTAGTTTCTCTAGTTTAAGTTGTCTACATTTTTTACTGGCGTATAAGTCTTTGACATAACAAAAGACTCTTAAATAAACATTGGACTTAACGTAAGCGTACTAACATGACTAAAACTTAATCCCAACTAATTTATATTATCATTaaagttctttttcttcttcttcctacTGTGCTCTATTATTACTAGGTCTGCATGGATGTCGAGAAATCGTAAATGTGCAAGGACACCTTTAATTTCTTTCACGTGTTGTATCAACAAAAGTCACCTAAATAAAATTCTATTCCCTTTTAGTTACATTTTTTGGTCTTGATGCTTTATTGGGCCTTAAAGATGCTAACTCTTTTGGGCTGAACTCCACAGAGAATAAAATCCAATCAACACATTGGGCCAATTCAAAGACATATTGTTGATTGAAATCAACCAAACACTCATGCCGGTTATAAAGAGCACCTTGCAAGACTAAATACATATATAGCGAAGTAATACTATAAGGGAAGGAGGAAAAGAATCTCCATCAAAAAGTAAACTAGTATTTTCTCCGTTTACtcttacttgtccactatactaaaaataatttgttcacttctacttgtccactttagcatatcaagagaaaaatattttttttttcttgttttatccttaacattaattactcattttcaaatcatttttcaagtcTATTGGGATGAtatgagtattatgttaaaataTATGCTTCATTTATTGATTCTTAGGGCGTGTAAAgtcattaattactcatttccaaatcatttttcaagtcTATTGGGATGAtatgagtattatgttaaaatatatatttcatttattaattcttaaagggCGTGTAAAGTCAaaagtagacaagtaaaagtgaatggaagAGGTACATCCAATCGTAAGAAGTTCTCAGCAGTAGGAGGAGTCAGGATTCCAACTGCATGATCTTTTTCAACTTCATCATCAGAATAGtaaaccatataaataatggtTGTCACTGTCAACTGTTTAATGGAACTAGATCTTATAGAATATCAATTTCAAGTGGATATGTTAAtaagattatataagaattATGTTGAGTAcattatttgtttatttctaAAATCAAATATTGGAAAGGAGGGAAGGGGTTTCAAAATGTGTGCATATAGACACAGggactaaaataattttattttgatgatttACTGCTTGAACGTACACTCTTTAGTGCTCCCCTTGTAAGTGGAGTAATTAATAGGTTTGGATTTACGAATCTAGGGAATTGATTCTTGGTCTGTGGGTATTgggatttcaaaagttatccTCATTAAAGAACTTTGAATCTTATCGCTTTTcagtaggggtgtcaatgggaTAATGGGACGGTTCGGCcggttatttttaaaaaattatatcatcccaatttttcggttatttCACAGtgtataaccaaaattagaTTTTCTAAAACCATCCCAATCATGTCGGTTTCTCTTTGAtatcggtacggttcggttattttacttttaaaatatcTCCTAAAAATACAGCCTAGCTTTATCTGTTAatacaataattaaataaataactgaGAGgtctttatatacttgctttAAAACAACAGGGGGAATGGCTAATTAGCTATAGGTACCTTCTAGGCTCTAGCCAAGTAGAATGAATAGATTCATCGCAGATCATTTAATTTGTACTAAATAGAAGATCAGAATATAACCAACTAGTTAAGAATCAATGCTATGGTGAGTATAGTGTAATTTATCTCCATGTCAAAGTAACTTATATGGAACTCCAGAGACCTCCACAAAACATTTGTAGTACCATTAAATAAAGCTTCTATTTGTTTCTTCTGAAATATCTAACGACTAATGTAAAAGCATTTTAAAAAACTACACAAAGTAATTAAACTGAAATGTTAACTATCAAGTAGCAAGGCTCCAATGATGGCATCATCACGACGTGTATCCCTTACGGGCTAATCAGAGAGCATAGTAACTTCACGATCAACTCTCCATCTGAAAGCAAAAGAAACAGGCATGAAATCTGAGTGAACAAAGACTTCATATATTTACTTCTAGACTTGAGTctattaattttttaagtttttaaaccATGTAGATAAGAAAAAATAAGTGTAATTTCAGCCAAGCACATCCTCAAACTGGATAATCCATTAACTCGGTTGTAACTTGTATAGCAGCTAGAAACATCTCAAATgaaacaaatttcatttttcagTTAAAAGCTTGTCATTCCTTTAATGGTCAAGGTGACTTATTcgtttggttgagaaattttCTTTTCAGTTTCTAGCATCTTTGGTCCCTGTATAAGCACAAGTAGTTACATATAGTCACAATATTATTCCACCAACGAGTAGATGTCCAATTTTCATCTTCCCTATGTGTCATCCAAGAatcattttctctctttctgttgaaatgaaattttgTTTGCCAAATATCCTTTTTAACTAAACCCATCAAGTGCTAATAAAAGCCCAAAGTCCAGTAGCGGCCAAATTCACTTTTATAATTGAAACAtaacttataaaatatattttatataatcaaTTATTTATAATATCTAAAATATATTTCTACATGTAAGGATATTCGGTTCAGTTCGGaattttttcggattttttataaattaaaaataccaCCCTAATTGTTCGGGACAGttataaacttaaataaaaatccGCGGTATTATTTAAAAAACCCTATAAATCGGTTCGGTATGGTTAGATTCgattgatttttcatatttttttgacaCCCTTACTTTTTAGTTCAATTGAAACTTTGAATGTCATCCCCCCGTccccacactttttttttgtttgtttttgtttttggaggAAGGGGAGGTTGGAATGTTCTTGGTTTAGTGGGCCATAATTAATAGAaacaaattttaataaataaagcaAATCGTTTTAGTTTTCTCATTTTGGTCTTTATTTAAATTCGGTGGCTAAACTAAGATTATTTAACTTGATATGTGGAAGCTTATAATTCAGCAAAGAAAAAGGTGCAAAAGTTTGCTCTGAATACTATAGCTAGAATTTGGATATTTGATGTCTAAGAAGTTTAAATATCTTTTGCTCAACTCAAAAGAAAAGACGGAAAATTTGTGCAAAGACTACTATTTTGGAGCCATCATACGTCAAATTATAGGACCTTTGTATTCTAATTATAGTCTTTGATTATATTGGCTGGAAAACATCTAGTTTAGGTAGGAATATTCAGTCTAAAATAAGTAAGTTAGGTATTGATTTGGTAGCTTGTGTAGGTGATGGAAAATCCATAGTTCTTTTTCGTGATAGGTGTATGATTAAGCGGATTCCTTTCCAAACTAAAGTATATCGTTGATTAATAATACAatccatccaaaaaaaaaaaaaaaaaaaaaaaaaactttgataATTAGGTTTCAAACTTTTCATATTCCATGCACATATTATTAACTGAAATCATAAATTAATAAAGTAATTATCATTAAGAGTTACGAAATTCTTAATTATTCAGCCTCTTCAACTCTACACCCGTTACATTAGTCTCTATGGCTACTCTATACACACCTATAAATCACCATGTCCGAAATTTCACTTCATCATTCTCTCTTCTCCCTATTATACCACgtattttatattttcacaCTTCCCATTTCAAagatttcattttcaaaaaaattaaaaaatccatGGCTTCCTTCAAACTTCCACTAATACTACTAGTCTCATGGCTTCTAACAACAACTGTTATGGCAACAAATTTGTCCAAAATTAAACCAGGAGAAGATATTGCTGCTAGACTTCAAGTACTCGAAGGCGAAAACGGAGGAGGAGAAGCTAGCATGCCAGTGTGCTGGAACGCGTTATTCGAGTTAAAATCGTGCACAAACGAGatcatattatttttcttcaatgGTGAATCTTATTTAGGAAAAGATTGTTGCAAGGCTATAAGGATTATTACTTATAATTGTTGGCCTTCTATGCTTAGTTCTGTTGGATTTACTGCTGAGGAAGTTGATATTCTTCGTGGTTATTGTGGCACGCCTTCACCTGAATCTGCCGTGGAGTTTCACGTTTAAGATGACTTTGCATGCATGCAGAAAAATAAGGGTTATGTATTTGGGTTTTATGGGAAAAAaagtaatttaataattttgggATGTGCTAGATTTGGTTATAATAGATGAACAGCTTTTATTGGATTCCAATGATCTTTGTCTCGTAtcacttttcgtctttttcgaATATTCTTCATTAAAGTTTTGCGTGATGATGTATATTTTAGAaagttatgatcattttatggTGGAGCTAGATAAAGAGCAAAAGCAGAAATTGGAATATATGTGTAAGcaatgataaattgatgataaaacaaatatagaaattacataaGAGGTGAAGTAGCTTCACTATTCCTTGGTGTTTCTAAACCGATTGAAAATTCTTTAGAAAAGTTTTACGTAGCGAcgattttttggaattttcttgactGTTTGAATATTTGATCTATTCCAAGAAAGGTCTAAGCAAATACATAATTAAACGACTTATGTAGTTCCATTTTGCTATCATTATTCGATTAATTAACTCGCCCTAGCATAGACCGCACCAGTTGTTACCAGTGAGGACTTATTTAACTAATACTATAAGTGATATAGCCAATATACGTACTCACCACCATAAGTTATGATAGGTTGCTAATTACCCTCTATTTATATCCAAGTTTAGggttccaaattctaaactatAGTCGTCTTCTAACATCTAAAATGAAATTTTCTCGACGGAAATCCAGATTAATTGGGATCCAAAACAATCATCagatttaaaacaaaaaaatataaacaaataataatcatatctGTTACCACAGTTAACCATAAAACTACCAAGCAAAATTATGAATAGGAAAAGTTGTAACAGCAGAAAAACGATTtaaaggaataaaaaaaaattactcttgAACTTACCGTATTATAGACGTTGACATTGACCTATCAGACTATTCTTTTATATTTGCTTTTACAAACTAAAAGAATGCTTCAATAAATGAGTACTTTTATTTGCTTTCTAGTCCAGTACTAATACAGCACACTGTACTAATCAAATTGACAACTAACACCATACGTACAAGAGTAAATAATCATGACAATGAGTTCTGACTTCTGACCAAGTGACCATTAATTATTTTACAAATCTTGCCgcttttggaaaaaaatgtcATGCCTTCCTCTTTCTCCCATACGGTGAAATCATTCACCATCCTTTGGGGTGATCGGATGAATGAAATTGAACTACTCTAAAAAAGTCAAGTATCTCCGCATTCAAGCTTTGAGAGGGAAGAAAATTTTGATAAAGAGTTTCATTATTGCGGGTTTGGCTATGTCATGCAAATCTTACTAGTCGAGGAAGTGGATTTATGAATATCAAAAATCTTATGAGTAGAACGGTCAATTTAGGATATCAAATGATCATAAGATAATTCCTATGTGTGAGCTTGTTTACATTGTCAGTCTCAAGCTCAGATAAAGAAGAAGGATCGTTTATAATctattacaccccgtaattctGTACGTtaagatttataagtgttggatcttttaagtatggacattggagttacgTTCAaagatatatgagattacatgcgcctatcttatggttacgagggtttaagCTCATGTATGtaaaggattggaggtcaagtgaatcaaggaaattaagtttttggaattttggagaaaaatatgaggggcaattttggcccaactttgaggaaaaatatcttttagtatatgaggagttttgaagcaaagcaaaagcctaaattgaagttcatgaagtctagtttccaacgcaacaaaccg
Coding sequences within it:
- the LOC132035446 gene encoding egg cell-secreted protein 1.2-like — protein: MATLYTPINHHVRNFTSSFSLLPIIPRILYFHTSHFKDFIFKKIKKSMASFKLPLILLVSWLLTTTVMATNLSKIKPGEDIAARLQVLEGENGGGEASMPVCWNALFELKSCTNEIILFFFNGESYLGKDCCKAIRIITYNCWPSMLSSVGFTAEEVDILRGYCGTPSPESAVEFHV